Part of the Cercospora beticola chromosome 5, complete sequence genome is shown below.
CAACCCACAATACATCGAAAAGGACAATGCGATGGAATGGATCTCCGACGATGGCGGAAACACCTACAACCACTGCCACTTCTGGTCTAACTTCGAGATCGGAAACCTCAACTGGCTGCGCAGCGACGCTTACATCGACTACTTTACACACCTCGACAAAGAGGGCGGTTTCTTCTACGAGCGCTGGGGTGATGCTCCAATCCACTCCATCGCGGCAGCTCTCATgctcaagaaggaggaaaTCCACTTCTTCAACGACATCGCCTACTACCACGTTCCATTCACGCACTGCCCAACCGGCGAACAGACGAGATTGGATCTGAAGTGCCACTGCAACCCCAAGGACAACTTTGATTGGAATGGATACTCATGTAAGTTTTGGATGCTCGAACGAGCATTCGCACGACTCAACTAACGCTTTCTTCCTCTCAGGCACGAAACGATGGTACGACATAAACAAAATGCCTATGCCCGAAGGCTACGAAAAAGAGCAGTGACTGGCTGGGAGATATAAAGAAATTGCCGAAGAGTGGCGCGGCCCACTTATCATTCTGGGCATCGCAACGGCCTTTGTCCTGGTGGTCTCACTCTATCGCCCCGCGATAAGATTGTACGATTATACGGTCCGAGTGACGGGATTGCGGAAATCGAGTCGTTTCTCTCAGGAACGATTTCTGGGGCCGCAGGTTGGGGAGAAGGTCAAAGCCTAGTAGGCGCTGCTGAAGGGCTAGCTACCTTTCCCGCCACGAGAGAGGAAGGTATCTCGTAGAAAGCGGCATTTGGAGGGCGTTTTCTACCTTTTTTTCGAAAAACTATGTTGTTTTAGTATCGCACGACAGGGGCGGGTTCACTAGAGCTATGTTTGGCATGAATAGCACAATCAGCGAAAAAGAGACTTGCTTCCGTTCCCGCAAATGAAGCAATTGGGTGGAGAGGCGAGAAATCCTAAAACTGCTCGCTATTTTCAAATCTGGTATTGATTACAGACACTCTTGTTAAGAAGAAGTCTCTCCATATCGACCGGTCACTGACGTCTCTCCTAGTCTCTTTTCGGCCTCTTTCGATTCAGCTTGCGGCCTCTCAGTCATAGCGTACGGTTGCGTCCACTCTGCAGGTTCGTTTCGACGCGGTTCAATGCAAATGAAGCGCCCAATCGCAAGTGCGTGTCCACCAGTCAGGCACCGCTTCGGTGTTCGATTTCAACCAATATCGTTTCGCAGATGGACACGTTCTTCGTGCCCACCTTCGGCTGGACACCTGGCTCAcagctctttctgctgcctGTGTGACTTGCGATCGACTACTGCAGTCGAATGTTGGTCGCTCGAGATGGATGTCTTGGCAGATGTTCACGCGTGAACTTCCTGATTCTGTTCTGGTTCGAGACATTTGCCATCTTGCCTCACTTGATAAAATCTCCTAGACCGAGCCCAAAACCTGTGTTGCGCGGATTTGTAGTGGCTTTGCGATTCGCGAGCATGGCTTGCAGATTATTCGTGGACTTTTTGTTGCGGGAGCGCTttttgctgcttgcttctACCGGTTCTTCGGCAGGTAAGGGCGATGCTTGAGCGGAAGCATCGTTGGGGCCAGGAGTTGATTGAGCTCTTGGGTGCGAGTGAATCGGATTTCTTTGGACTTTCGGCTGTGCTGTTGGGTGTAATATGGGCTTGTGTGATTTGGTTGAAATCTTTTCAGTTGATTTAAGACGCATGTCTTGGGTTGTTCCGCAAGGCGAACATTTGATTTTGCATGATTTCGAGGTATTACCCGCAAGGCGGTCTTGACGAGTGCGTTTTGAGGTTCTGACGAGACTGGCGTTCCACCCGGCAATGAGGAGAGATCCACAAGAGAGACACGCTTGGATCGAAGAGTCTTTATTGCTTGTGGTCAAATTTTCTGTTCGCTGAGTCTGCAAGTAAGCTGAAACTGCAGGTGAGCTTGCAAGCAGAGCCTGGGAAGCAGCGTCTAGATGGGCTGCACGTGCAGACGCGGCCATCGAAGCCATATCGTTGACATGTCTATGCAGTGGTGAAGCTCGAAGTCGAAATGAGATTTTGGTGGCGCCGGGAAGTGCAGGCGCTAGCGGCTGGCTGCATGCTCGTGCACTCGTCGTGCATGACTGCCGCACGACCCATGCCAAACTCTAATTTGTGCATCGCAGCTTCAATCCACGACAAGACAAGGGTTCAAGAAAACATTCGAGTTCTGCTTCTCGGCATCAACAAGTTCGCGTTGAGCACCGCCCTCGATGACAGTCCAATTACAAGAATCGCATGGAGTCCGACTCGCGGTCGAAGGCTGCGGCCATGGCACACTCCACGCCATCTACGCATCaatcgaagaagcttgcaAACAAAAGGGTTGGCCTGGAATCGATTTGCTCATCATCGGCGGAGACTTTCAGTCTGTACGAAATGCCTACGATCTGAATTGTGTCAGCATGCCACCGAAATATCGGTCCATGTGTGATTTCCACGAATACTACTCTGGCCAACGGACTGCTCCCTACTTGACAATCTTCGTTGGCGGAAACCACGAGGCGAGTAACTACCTGTTCGAGTCGTACTACGGAGGTTGGGTCGCGCCAAACATCTACTACATGGGTGCTGCGAATGTGCTACGACTTGGTCCACTCCGAATTGCTGGGCTGAGTGGGATCTGGAAGGGATTCGACTATCGCAAGCCACATTTTGAGCGACTGCCGTACAATGAGTCTGACCTGAAGAGCATCTATCATGTTCGAGAACTGGATGTGCGGAAATTGCTACAGATCCGAACACAAGTCGACATCGGAGTCAGTCATGACTGGCCTCAGGGTATTGAGTGGAAGGGCAACTGGAAGAGACTTTTCAGCAAAAAGAGTCACTTTGAAGACGATGCAAGAAGCGGGAAATTGGGGAGTGTTGCCGCGAAGCAGGTACTGGAACGACTACGACCGAGGTATTGGTTTTCCGCGCATTTACACTGCAAGTTTGCTGCTGTGGTACAGCATGAACGCCACAATGCGACACTGCCGCAGCAGACTGCGCCTTCCGGTACTAGCTCATTCGCTGTGCCAGCGAATAACGGAGACGAGGTCGATCTCAATGGTGCAGAAGCCATTGACCCCGCTCCACCTGCTAAGAATGACGACGAGATCAATCTCGACCTCGACGACGAACCAGAGGCGGTGGTAGAGAAATCCATTGCTGCTACAAGGCCCGTCAATAATGACGAGGTTGAGTTGGACCTTGACGACGGTGACAGCGCGCCTGTTGGAACAGCTGGCAATCGGTCCCAAAGTGAGAAGGACCAgacagaagaagaggcaCGTCTGGCTGCAGCGCGAGCTGCGTTGCCTGCTTCTTTCGCACCTCGCAAGCAACCCGAACCGATCGAACACCCTCCCGAGATCACCAATACCGAGACATGCTTTCTCGCGCTCGATAAATGTCTACCGAGCCGTGATTTCCTGCAGCTCCTGGATGCCTCAACTGAGCCAGTGCACGATCGTGAGCGACCACTCAAGCTTCACTACGATCGCGAGTGGCTTGCTATAACACGTGCATTTGCTCAGAGTGAACCGACAGTGGTTGGGAACCCAGATGCCAAAGTACCGTTTGCGAAGACAGAAGCGGAGTACAAGGAGTTGATTGAGAACGAGCGCAAGTGGATCGATGCGAACATCTCCGACGAGAAACTTGTAGTTCCCGAGAACTTTGTTGTGACCGCACCAGTGTACGATGGCGGCGATTTCCGCAGCCCACAGTACCAGCAGGTGAAGGAGTTTCCTAATCCTCAGACAGCAGCGTTCTGCCAACTTCTGCAAATTCCCAACGCGCTCGAAATAAGTGAGGAGGAGATTGCGAGTCGACTCCAAGCTGGTCCTCGTCCAGATACAGAGTTCCATGGGGGGCGAGGTCGCGGGAGAGGAGGCTTTCGAGGCGATCGCGGCGGACGTGGGAGAGGGCGCGGcggtggcagaggcagaTTTCGAGGCCGATGATTTAAGAGACATCGATGGACCGGTCTCCCCAATAGCGCTGTATCGGTTCCAGAATCGGACCGGGTGTCTGAGTAGACACCACCCGACGCCTCCCGCACTATGCGCTGGCGGGTTCGAGAAAATTGGAAGCCTGTCAAGACGCTCGACCTCACCGCCCACCTCTACCTCTTCCTCTACCACCTCTCCCGCCCCCACGATCACCTCTCTTTCCTCCACGACCGCTCTGCGTCCGTTCGTAAATCTTTTCGCGCCCAAAAGCAGCATCAGCCAATCTCAAGTAACTCGTCACACCTTGGTCCACAACTGCCAAGATGACGTTTTTGTAACCATGCTTCAGCTTTGTATACATTTGCGCATCGTCCTTGGGAGGGTCGTAAGGAGTCGTCTCGAGTAATGCGCTCAGCTGGTCAAGAGTCGGTGCACCAACCTCTCGAGCGTTGACGACTGCGATTCGGAAGTCCGGATCAATGGGGTTGGACTTCTTGAAGTGTGCTGATCCGGGTTTCCAGACGTGGTAGGTGATGCGGAAGTTGGGATCTGTGGTTGCGTCGTGGGGTGTTTCTGGTGCTTGTGAAGTGGCTGGATCGTGGAAGTTGATGATTGCCAGGCGGCGGTAGATGGTGTGGTAGTCTCGATAGAGGTCGTTTGACACCATGGGTCCTTCGACTTGTCGGTTATGTTGCTGCTTTAGAGCAGCTTCTGGGCTTTGCGCAAAAATGTATGCGAGTCCTGCAATGGAGTCGCGAAGTCCTGTTCGCCAGGTTCGTTTCGGTGAAGGAGGATAACACTCTGATCCGATTGGCGGGCCTGTGGATTTCCAAGATGGTGCTCGAAGGACGATGTAGCCAGCTCGCTTGAGACCTGTGTATACGGAGAATCGTTCGAAAGTCAGTGCACCTTCGTAGCTCTCCTCATCCCCGAGAAACATTGCATAGCCAGCTTGTACGCTCATTGGCAGGCCAaattcatcctcatcgtcgtcgccctcCGCTTTCGGCCACCTGATGTCCATCGTGCCTCGCTCGAGTAGGTAGAGTGCTTCTTCAGGCCACATCCAGATTCGTACGCCGCGTAATTCATCGTCGCCAAGAGGATCCTCATGAGCTGGCAGGACTCTGCCCATCTTGATGAAAAGCGGACCTTTCGGGTTGATGGCATAGCACATGTTTGTCTCTGGGTGGTAAGTGGCGATCGTGTGACCTTTGGGTTGATGAGTCCTTTCGAATGCGAGTGCATTGTGCATGGCTTGCCGTGATGCCGCCAAAATGTTAGTCTGGAGGGCCGTGGCATGAGGTTCGAAATCTTTTTCTCCGCGCTTGGGAATTTTGGCATCGCCTGTGCTGTATTGCAGTCGTTTATTAGTTCGAGTTCGAGATGAAAGGCGAGTTCAAAGGATATGATGGACTTACGATATTGAACTCAAAAATCGAAAATCTTGCGTTTCGTCCGAGaggtcgatgtcttcgccgCTGAGGCCGGCGCCCCTCGGTATGGTATCCTCATCTGCGTCCGCCATGATCTTGTGCGTGACTTCGACCAAGGGCAGTGGTGCAGTGTTGGCGTGAACCTTTGAGGAGTCTTCTCTGACTGGACGAGGAAAGTCCAAAGTCTTGGCACTGGGCTCGCCACGTCCtcacttctccaacttcgccGTGCACTTTCCCCTGCACACAACATCAACCAGAAACTGTACATCACGCGGAATCAGATTCAGACTCGACATTCAGTCACTCAATCTCGCTCAGATGGCTCAACCTACACCCGACGACGAACTTCTTCTCATTGTACGCGATTTGCCCGGATGCGCCCGGAGTCCACCATGATTAACGCGATGTAGTTGCTCCGCAACCTCCGCAATGTAGTCTACACGTTtggcgagagcagcaagcagcataTGTCAATGCGCGCTATGGTTCTGGAACATTTGGAGGAGATGCGACGAAAAGGTCTCACGACGAATCTCAATCTGGCGCGGCAACAGGAACGGCAAATGCAGGGAGTTGAGCAGACTTCAGTTCAAACTGGAACTCAACAGCCTGATGACTTGCCACAACTGATGGAGACTCTGGCTACGCTCAAACTCGAATGATCGAATGAGCAGTTGCACAACTACATGCGTATAGGCTCGCTGCTCATTCGAGATGAGTGGCAGGTCCGAAGACGAACGACAAGTACGGATCGAACAAAAGCCGGTGCTCAAGGCCATGAGAGCTGCAATGCGACAAGCCTAGAATGAATGTTTTGGATCCCTTGTATACTCTAGTTTCACCGTTTGCAAGAGCATTTCATTGCGTGCTTGTCTAGATGTTGGTGAAACGTCGCAGGCATGAACATCACCATTCGGTAGGCACGAATGCTGTCGGCAATGTACAGCAATGGAGAGAGCAAGTCTTGGTACGTATGACTTTCGGCATCATGCTCGAACATGGACATACTTTGACTTGTCATACGCTCGCACTATTCGATCAACACACTCGGCGATCTATGCCAAGATCAGGAGCGGGGAATAAGCTGGACCACTTTGCGGTTCCGCGTGAATCGAGACACACTTAAGGACGATCGCTGCACATCTGCAAACCCGGAAAGACAGATTGGAGAATAATGAAGCGAATGTCATTCTCGGCCAACATTCACAGCTCGCCGGACTGTAACAGTCCCTGGCAGTCTTCGACAGATACCGTTGCCCACGAGGGACGTCATGCCACACAAAAGACATATCCGTTCAGGAACTACTGGACCGCACCTGGAGGCCTGAGTGAGGCATTGGTGCCTCTTCCCAGCAAACAGGATGCCGAGTTGATGATTGATAAATTCTTCCTCCATGTTGACCCTCTTTATCCAATCACCCCACAGGCAGTATTCAGAGCTAGAGCCGAAAGCTTCTGGGCGTCCTCGCAAGAGTCCAAATTCGTGGTCTTGCATACAGTTACGACCTGACTGACTCTTTTCATTCGCTCTCAGGAACGCTGCCGATGC
Proteins encoded:
- a CDS encoding uncharacterized protein (antiSMASH:Cluster_4), with amino-acid sequence MAQPTPDDELLLILLRNLRNVVYTFGESSKQHMSMRAMVLEHLEEMRRKGLTTNLNLARQQERQMQGVEQTSVQTGTQQPDDLPQLMETLATLKLE
- a CDS encoding uncharacterized protein (antiSMASH:Cluster_4~BUSCO:EOG09262LI4), which produces MTVQLQESHGVRLAVEGCGHGTLHAIYASIEEACKQKGWPGIDLLIIGGDFQSVRNAYDLNCVSMPPKYRSMCDFHEYYSGQRTAPYLTIFVGGNHEASNYLFESYYGGWVAPNIYYMGAANVLRLGPLRIAGLSGIWKGFDYRKPHFERLPYNESDLKSIYHVRELDVRKLLQIRTQVDIGVSHDWPQGIEWKGNWKRLFSKKSHFEDDARSGKLGSVAAKQVLERLRPRYWFSAHLHCKFAAVVQHERHNATLPQQTAPSGTSSFAVPANNGDEVDLNGAEAIDPAPPAKNDDEINLDLDDEPEAVVEKSIAATRPVNNDEVELDLDDGDSAPVGTAGNRSQSEKDQTEEEARLAAARAALPASFAPRKQPEPIEHPPEITNTETCFLALDKCLPSRDFLQLLDASTEPVHDRERPLKLHYDREWLAITRAFAQSEPTVVGNPDAKVPFAKTEAEYKELIENERKWIDANISDEKLVVPENFVVTAPVYDGGDFRSPQYQQVKEFPNPQTAAFCQLLQIPNALEISEEEIASRLQAGPRPDTEFHGGRGRGRGGFRGDRGGRGRGRGGGRGRFRGR
- a CDS encoding uncharacterized protein (antiSMASH:Cluster_4~BUSCO:EOG09263AZP); translated protein: MADADEDTIPRGAGLSGEDIDLSDETQDFRFLSSISTGDAKIPKRGEKDFEPHATALQTNILAASRQAMHNALAFERTHQPKGHTIATYHPETNMCYAINPKGPLFIKMGRVLPAHEDPLGDDELRGVRIWMWPEEALYLLERGTMDIRWPKAEGDDDEDEFGLPMSVQAGYAMFLGDEESYEGALTFERFSVYTGLKRAGYIVLRAPSWKSTGPPIGSECYPPSPKRTWRTGLRDSIAGLAYIFAQSPEAALKQQHNRQVEGPMVSNDLYRDYHTIYRRLAIINFHDPATSQAPETPHDATTDPNFRITYHVWKPGSAHFKKSNPIDPDFRIAVVNAREVGAPTLDQLSALLETTPYDPPKDDAQMYTKLKHGYKNVILAVVDQGVTSYLRLADAAFGREKIYERTQSGRGGKRGDRGGGRGGRGRGRGGR